A section of the Rhipicephalus sanguineus isolate Rsan-2018 chromosome 11, BIME_Rsan_1.4, whole genome shotgun sequence genome encodes:
- the LOC119374096 gene encoding gem-associated protein 5, with translation MDQAAGTMVCLPPAPNWYKPLATGGCDTGFYCYAARHTVVVLDARSGAPVLREYLTVAAPSTETVASVAFCRSERTDPDEVPALLTATSEGVVQVWDVKARTVKHTVSSQSSACCADWRGNLSTSVVFSGKGSTLLKWNLVTGAVAPAGGRSQEKEITILRSHPTDPDVVAVGYYSGTIVVQGLKNGSNDLYKLKGHNLMVLSLSWNVHGEDSSLQPLRLCSTAFDRTLKVWDVAGEKLLTSLKVPLSKKGKSVDIRDKWIVACWIPGGEKIVASSVAGYMCICDPNAAAATEWDFLDWDADSGGHTAAVYNVCIVGDAAKGTKMYAVSASEDRNIVFWDLATKKSAYCIPCVGGFVYSLAFSPFACATLAVGSGDGSVKVWRTDCVANPYSAKVLTVGKKDRVRTVAWHPRKEAILALGTEEGKVCVADVNTRQVTVSKAFHKDTTYVVCWANLVLSEGASPETCLLSCDSSRVKIHRLSKLDKDAADIESILFNPTQKKTSTKRVCVAFNQELSILTLSLSDGPVELFQSYGGPLLKKVANIEVQRKPADCLAWHPAKAPFSDCNSRLMYWLAFSSTDGKISVFDLSRLEKPNPNVHRILQPTLQFSGQSSKIVSLAWSPFRENMLASASFDQTVQVWDVDKAQLVATYQGHTRRLFSVCWSPVDSDILFSGGEDNIVRCWKLSEQPVKPQKVSKTKMDDGNSSIAKANDQANSGGEVCVNGDIATKGLISAMETAGAQSQTSAGTVPAKSSGKASSVSGSKKKSKTMKSYFPCFSQLENLPKENRSDDAQYLADVLAKRKEGPIELDSEHSHLGMYTGASGALSVLDKEVRHHKQEHNLDYAFQMMAWKGDLATALREAAAERRLTDSLVAQAPSLSRSVWFEMCERYAAQLASEGEHHRAVLYYLACHKVEEAVNLLCENSLHREALVIARAHLPEDDPLVEKIYVSWAERAVGVGNFEQAAKCYLAIGDAGKAVASLMNRRNPHSLRSAAYIARKTGLLAEMEVTFQAALQSSLINNEWDQAVRFVEQQERSRAFTTFIHLHKALIEAIDQISREKGDTVEAEDGTCRVLWSSRKNTAATFLSSIVRAYESNGYRPLAGTLGFTELSELLGYGEHATKTVLLHETKEHVLFHVAGCLAVALFSPDQWKLYFARAMSAAYSYNRELFANLCMLLFRGKVTDSTFTGEVNVDINPSHCTLFDELDVATYVEAKSFVCPHLCQSLWSMLSKLITDTNTAVDPSREVLLLYLCDALVDVCDRLDSASVRSSLVQGISSLVLSPTVACLEHMTHRLAAAEKNLLLWRSELQMKRTSGTAGDESKDDLSILEEEVELCKACLLEFSAAAPNCIFPKQMQVLRRLMHFLHKVDDESTNELKTRFETWVQLVSNV, from the coding sequence ACGTTGCTCAAGTGGAACCTCGTCACTGGCGCCGTTGCGCCGGCGGGCGGCCGATCGCAGGAGAAAGAGATAACCATTCTGCGCTCTCATCCGACTGATCCAGACGTCGTCGCTGTCGGTTACTACAGCGGCACCATCGTCGTCCAAGGACTGAAGAACGGAAGCAATGATCTTTACAAACTGAAGGGACACAACCTTATGGTGCTTTCGTTATCTTGGAACGTCCACGGCGAAGATTCCTCGCTCCAGCCGCTTCGCCTGTGTTCGACAGCGTTCGATCGCACCCTGAAGGTCTGGGATGTGGCTGGAGAGAAGCTCTTGACGTCGCTCAAAGTCCCACTATCTAAAAAAGGCAAAAGTGTAGACATTCGGGACAAATGGATAGTTGCCTGCTGGATTCCGGGCGGCGAGAAGATTGTTGCCTCATCGGTCGCTGGATATATGTGCATTTGTGACCCCAACGCAGCGGCAGCAACTGAATGGGATTTTCTTGACTGGGATGCAGACTCTGGAGGACACACAGCGGCAGTGTACAATGTGTGCATCGTTGGGGATGCCGCCAAAGGAACGAAGATGTACGCAGTGTCTGCGTCGGAAGACAGAAATATTGTCTTTTGGGATCTGGCGACCAAGAAGTCTGCGTACTGCATTCCGTGCGTCGGGGGTTTTGTCTACTCCCTCGCGTTTTCACCCTTTGCCTGCGCCACACTGGCTGTTGGTTCGGGCGATGGTAGCGTCAAGGTTTGGCGGACTGACTGCGTCGCAAACCCCTACAGTGCCAAGGTGCTTACTgtgggaaagaaagacagagtcCGCACAGTCGCTTGGCACCCCAGAAAGGAAGCCATCCTGGCACTGGGTACCGAAGAAGGAAAAGTCTGCGTGGCAGATGTCAATACGCGTCAGGTCACAGTGTCGAAAGCCTTTCACAAGGATACAACTTACGTTGTTTGCTGGGCTAACCTTGTCCTCAGCGAGGGAGCATCCCCCGAGACGTGTTTGCTCTCATGTGATTCCAGCAGGGTTAAAATTCACAGGCTTTCCAAGCTTGACAAAGATGCTGCAGATATTGAGAGCATTCTGTTTAACCCCACCCAAAAAAAGACATCTACCAAACGTGTGTGTGTAGCTTTCAACCAGGAGCTTAGCATCTTGACACTGTCCCTATCTGATGGACCTGTAGAGCTTTTCCAGAGTTATGGAGGCCCACTCTTAAAGAAAGTTGCCAATATTGAAGTACAAAGAAAGCCGGCGGATTGCCTTGCATGGCATCCAGCTAAGGCACCATTTTCTGACTGTAACAGCCGCTTAATGTACTGGCTCGCCTTTTCATCCACCGATGGCAAAATATCCGTCTTTGACTTAAGCCGACTCGAAAAACCCAACCCCAACGTTCACCGAATTCTCCAGCCCACTCTGCAGTTTTCGGGACAGAGTAGCAAAATCGTGTCGCTTGCGTGGAGCCCGTTTAGAGAAAATATGCTGGCATCTGCTTCGTTTGATCAAACGGTACAGGTTTGGGATGTGGACAAAGCCCAACTCGTTGCAACGTATCAAGGCCACACGAGACGTTTGTTCAGCGTTTGCTGGAGCCCTGTCGACTCGGACATTCTTTTCAGTGGTGGGGAAGACAACATTGTCAGATGTTGGAAGCTTTCTGAGCAGCCTGTAAAGCCTCAGAAAGTCTCAAAAACCAAGATGGATGACGGAAACAGCAGCATTGCAAAGGCTAATGACCAGGCCAACAGTGGAGGTGAAGTGTGCGTCAATGGTGATATTGCCACTAAAGGACTTATTAGTGCTATGGAGACGGCTGGTGCACAGAGCCAAACCTCTGCTGGCACAGTTCCTGCAAAGTCTTCAGGCAAGGCTTCTTCAGTGAGCGGATCAAAAAAGAAGTCAAAGACCATGAAGTCGTACTTTCCATGTTTTTCTCAGCTTGAGAATCTGCCCAAAGAAAATCGCTCGGACGACGCTCAGTATCTAGCTGACGTATTGGCGAAGCGCAAAGAAGGTCCCATTGAACTTGACTCTGAGCACAGTCACCTGGGTATGTACACTGGTGCTTCAGGTGCACTGTCCGTTCTGGACAAGGAGGTTCGGCACCACAAGCAGGAGCACAACCTCGACTACGCATTTCAGATGATGGCTTGGAAAGGGGACCTCGCCACGGCTCTGCGAGAGGCAGCAGCGGAGCGGCGCCTCACCGACAGCCTGGTAGCCCAAGCACCTTCGTTGTCCAGAAGTGTATGGTTTGAAATGTGTGAGCGATATGCTGCCCAGCTAGCTAGTGAAGGAGAACACCACCGTGCTGTGCTTTACTACCTGGCCTGCCACAAGGTGGAAGAAGCGGTGAACCTCCTTTGCGAAAACAGTCTGCACCGTGAAGCCCTCGTTATTGCTAGGGCACACCTTCCGGAAGACGATCCTCTAGTTGAGAAGATATACGTATCATGGGCTGAGAGAGCAGTGGGAGTTGGCAACTTTGAGCAGGCTGCCAAGTGTTACCTTGCCATCGGGGATGCTGGCAAAGCGGTTGCTTCACTGATGAACAGGAGAAACCCCCATTCTCTCAGATCGGCTGCCTACATAGCAAGAAAGACTGGCCTGTTAGCGGAGATGGAAGTCACTTTTCAGGCAGCACTGCAGTCTTCACTGATCAACAATGAATGGGACCAAGCAGTTCGTTTTGTTGAACAGCAGGAAAGGAGCCGGGCATTTACAACTTTTATTCACTTGCATAAAGCCCTAATTGAGGCTATAGATCAAATTAGTCGAGAAAAAGGGGACACTGTCGAGGCAGAAGACGGCACTTGCAGAGTATTGTGGAGCAGTCGCAAGAACACTGCAGCCACTTTCCTGTCCTCCATAGTGAGAGCCTATGAAAGCAATGGATACCGTCCGTTAGCTGGCACACTGGGCTTTACAGAGCTAAGTGAGCTGCTTGGTTACGGAGAGCACGCAACAAAGACGGTACTTTTGCATGAGACAAAGGAGCATGTCTTGTTCCATGTGGCTGGCTGCCTGGCAGTTGCGCTGTTCAGCCCAGACCAGTGGAAGCTTTACTTTGCTAGAGCAATGTCGGCAGCCTACTCGTACAACCGCGAGCTGTTTGCTAACCTGTGCATGCTCCTCTTTCGTGGAAaagtgactgacagtacattcaCAGGAGAAGTAAACGTGGACATTAATCCTAGTCATTGCACGCTTTTCGATGAACTGGATGTAGCTACTTACGTGGAAGCTAAAAGCTTTGTTTGTCCACATTTGTGCCAGAGCCTTTGGTCTATGTTGAGCAAGTTGATAACTGACACCAATACAGCTGTGGATCCCAGTAGGGAGGTGTTGTTGCTATATCTTTGTGATGCACTTGTAGATGTGTGTGATCGGTTAGACTCGGCGAGTGTACGCAGCTCTTTGGTGCAGGGTATTTCCTCACTGGTGTTGTCCCCCACCGTTGCCTGCTTGGAGCACATGACCCATAGACTTGCTGCAGCTGAGAAGAATTTGCTTCTCTGGAGATCAGAACTGCAAATGAAGAGGACCTCCGGGACGGCGGGGGATGAAAGTAAAGATGACTTGTCGATATTGGAAGAAGAAGTTGAGTTGTGCAAAGCATGCCTACTCGAATTTAGTGCAGCTGCTCCAAACTGCATATTTCCGAAACAGATGCAAGTGCTGAGGCGTCTTATGCACTTTCTTCATAAAGTGGATGACGAGAGCACTAATGAACTAAAGACAAGATTCGAAACTTGGGTACAACTTGTTTCAAATGTGtga